A window of Patescibacteria group bacterium contains these coding sequences:
- the rpsR gene encoding 30S ribosomal protein S18, translated as MYNNQPKKEKKCFFCANQVGDVDYKDTRLLRGFVNFHMKILPSKRTGVCSWHQRKLSQAVKRSRIMALLSTTHQ; from the coding sequence ATGTATAACAACCAACCTAAAAAAGAAAAGAAGTGCTTCTTCTGCGCCAATCAAGTGGGAGATGTCGATTATAAAGATACTCGCCTTTTGCGCGGCTTCGTGAATTTTCATATGAAGATTCTTCCTTCGAAGCGCACCGGCGTCTGCTCCTGGCATCAGAGAAAATTGTCCCAGGCCGTCAAGCGCTCCCGTATCATGGCGCTTTTATCGACTACGCATCAATAA
- the efp gene encoding elongation factor P — protein sequence MLTLSDIKPGKVILINGQPYLVIKTDHLKVAMRGAVLKVKAKNLLTGNILDDSFHGAEKIEEADISTKKVNYQYRDDHNAYFMDNDTFETFELPLENLGGKEIYLKDGTDVKMMYFNDKAINLELPIKMDFKVISAPPAIRGNTAGNITKPVELETGVKVDVPIFINEGDIIKINTDSGLYVERVNQ from the coding sequence ATGTTAACTCTTAGCGATATCAAACCCGGCAAAGTCATTCTGATCAATGGCCAGCCATACTTAGTCATCAAGACCGATCATCTCAAGGTCGCCATGCGCGGCGCGGTTTTGAAAGTGAAAGCGAAAAATCTGCTGACCGGAAATATTCTCGACGACAGTTTCCACGGCGCGGAAAAGATCGAAGAGGCCGACATCTCGACCAAGAAAGTCAATTATCAATACCGCGATGACCACAACGCTTATTTTATGGATAACGATACTTTCGAAACTTTCGAATTGCCGTTGGAAAATTTGGGCGGCAAAGAAATTTATCTGAAAGACGGCACGGACGTGAAGATGATGTATTTCAATGATAAGGCCATCAATTTGGAATTGCCGATCAAGATGGATTTCAAAGTCATCTCCGCTCCGCCCGCGATCCGCGGCAATACCGCCGGCAACATCACCAAGCCGGTCGAACTCGAAACCGGCGTCAAAGTAGATGTGCCGATCTTCATCAACGAAGGCGACATCATCAAGATCAATACCGATTCTGGACTGTATGTGGAAAGAGTGAACCAATAA